Proteins encoded in a region of the Elaeis guineensis isolate ETL-2024a chromosome 7, EG11, whole genome shotgun sequence genome:
- the LOC105048524 gene encoding chemocyanin: protein MAQGRGSAVALGLALLCLLIHSEIAESATYNVGDSRGWTFNVVNWPRGKRFRAGDVLVFKYSPSAHNVVAVSAAAYNRCLTPRGSRVFRSGNDRITLARGTNYFICSFAGHCQAGMKIAVTAA, encoded by the exons ATGGCTCAGGGAAGGGGCAGTGCGGTGGCTCTCGGGTTGGCACTGCTGTGCCTCCTCATCCACAGTGAGATCGCCGAGTCGGCCACTTATAACGTGGGGGATAGCCGGGGCTGGACCTTCAACGTCGTCAATTGGCCCAGAGGGAAGCGTTTCAGGGCCGGCGATGTGCTCG TTTTCAAGTATAGTCCATCAGCCCACAACGTGGTCGCCGTGAGTGCGGCCGCCTACAATCGCTGCTTGACGCCGAGGGGCTCGAGAGTCTTCAGGTCAGGGAATGATCGCATCACGCTCGCCAGGGGGACGAACTACTTCATCTGCAGCTTCGCGGGCCACTGCCAAGCAGGGATGAAGATTGCAGTCACAGCTGCGTAA
- the LOC105048525 gene encoding uncharacterized protein encodes MAGMELPREYGYVVLVLVLYTFLNSWMASKVGRARIKYKVPYPTLYAIESENKDAKLFNCVQRGHQNSLELMPVFFAMLLLGGLRHPLVAAGFGIDYTIARFFYFTGYSSGIPENRLKMLGLRIVPFFGLMSLSGLTICTVSFGINILGLH; translated from the exons ATGGCAGGAATGGAGTTGCCCAGGGAATACGGATACGTGGTGCTGGTGCTTGTCCTCTATACCTTCCTAAACTCCTGGATGGCCTCCAAAGTTGGCAGAGCCCGGATTAA GTACAAGGTGCCTTATCCGACCCTTTATGCCATTGAGTCCGAAAACAAGGATGCCAAGCTCTTCAACTGCGTTCAG AGGGGACATCAGAACTCGCTGGAGTTGATGCCGGTGTTCTTTGCGATGCTGCTCCTGGGGGGACTTCGGCATCCCCTCGTTGCGGCTGGATTTGGAATTGATTACACCATCGCTCGCTTCTTCTATTTCACGGGCTATTCCAGTGGAATTCCCGAGAATCGTTTGAAGATGCT GGGACTCAGAATCGTGCCATTCTTTGGTCTGATGTCACTGTCGGGCCTCACCATTTGCACCGTTTCATTTGGGATCAACATTCTTGGTTTACATTAA